In one Siniperca chuatsi isolate FFG_IHB_CAS linkage group LG14, ASM2008510v1, whole genome shotgun sequence genomic region, the following are encoded:
- the rhogb gene encoding ras homolog family member Gb translates to MQSIKCVVVGDGAVGKTCLLISYTTGAFPKEYIPTVFDNYSSQVTVDGRTISLNLWDTAGQEEYDRLRTLSYPQTNVFIICFSISSPASYENVKHKWHPEVSHHCPGVPILLVGTKSDLRNDAETQRKLKEQNQTPVTHQHGAALARQIHAVRYMECSALNQDGIKDVFAEAVRSFLNPQPTVSKRACVLL, encoded by the exons atGCAGAGTATAAAGTGTGTGGTTGTAGGCGACGGCGCTGTGGGGAAGACCTGCCTGCTCATCTCCTACACCACCGGAGCTTTTCCCAAAGAGTACATCCCCACTGTGTTCGACAACTACAGCAGCCAG GTGACGGTGGACGGCAGGACCATCAGTCTGAACCTGTGGGACACGGCGGGTCAGGAGGAGTACGACCGGCTGAGGACGCTGTCCTACCCGCAGACCAACGTCTTCATCATCTGCTTCTCCATCTCAAGCCCCGCCTCCTACGAGAACGTCAAACACAAGTGGCacccagag GTGTCTCACCATTGTCCCGGTGTTCCCATCCTCCTGGTCGGCACAAAGAGCGACCTCCGGAACGACGCCGAGACTCAGAGGAAGCTGAAGGAGCAGAACCAGACGCCCGTCACCCACCAGCACGGCGCCGCCCTCGCCCGCCAGATCCACGCCGTCCGCTACATGGAGTGTTCGGCCCTCAACCAGGACGGCATAAAGGACGTGTTCGCCGAGGCCGTGAGGTCCTTCCTCAACCCGCAGCCCACCGTCAGCAAGAGGGCCTGCGTCCTGCTGTAG